A window from Bosea sp. ANAM02 encodes these proteins:
- a CDS encoding lysozyme inhibitor LprI family protein: MSAFRTILLLCSLAATAPAVAQTSPTLRTDLAVLSGCLRDSGSSPSACIGAVAVACVRAASNDPRGAEAGCARREEAAWRQRLTIALQMTGRRLDAGQRSRLAALQLAWESYVTQKCAFYGATQREALQAGRQAGCELREVAGRAIELAKVLPQAAGRRPQSPPRIIR; this comes from the coding sequence ATGAGCGCTTTTCGGACGATCCTGCTTCTGTGCAGCCTCGCAGCGACGGCTCCGGCGGTCGCGCAGACCTCGCCGACGCTGCGGACCGACCTCGCGGTCCTGTCCGGTTGCCTGCGCGACAGCGGCTCTTCGCCCTCGGCCTGCATCGGCGCGGTGGCGGTGGCCTGCGTGCGCGCCGCCAGCAACGATCCGCGCGGCGCGGAAGCCGGCTGTGCCCGGCGTGAGGAGGCCGCCTGGCGTCAGCGTCTGACGATCGCCCTGCAGATGACGGGCCGCCGGCTCGACGCCGGCCAGCGCAGCCGCCTCGCGGCGCTGCAACTCGCCTGGGAGAGCTATGTCACCCAGAAATGCGCCTTCTACGGCGCGACCCAGCGCGAGGCCCTGCAGGCCGGGCGACAGGCCGGCTGCGAATTGCGCGAGGTCGCCGGTCGCGCGATCGAGCTCGCGAAAGTCCTGCCGCAGGCTGCCGGGCGACGCCCGCAATCGCCGCCGCGGATCATTCGGTGA